In the Desulfosporosinus acidiphilus SJ4 genome, GCTGCTGCAAAATGCATAAGCGCCCCTCATTAAACAAAACCCTGCATAAATAGTGGTTTAAATCATCCACTTAATGCAGGGTATTATCTATAAAAACGTATAAATACTCATTATGCAACGGCCTTTATATTTAAACCTTGATCAAGTTACAACTTGTTTTCAGCAAATCTTAAGTTATCTCTAAGCTGACATTCCGTTTTCTTTCAGCGTAAATTTATCCTCCCTTGCTATGATTACATCACTTAATTGATTGTGATTTGAGGAGGAATTAGGTTGATAGAAATTTTTAAACCAAACACTGAGCACGCGGATATTATTAATTACCTTTCGACGGTCATTATTGTAACAGGTAGCATATTGCTAAATATAGATGTTACGCCATACATAACCCCATTTATGATTGCTGCTCAAAACTTTCTCACTCTTCATAAAGAAAAAGTTTCTTTACCCGTCACCGGGCTTAGTCAATTTCCTTATTAAGATTAAGGAAAGCCCTGAATCCTCATCCGTAGCTATCTAGTCATTGACAATGGCTTTGGAGCCCCCTAAATAAGCTTCCTTCACACGCGGGTTTTGGGCAATTTCTTGGGCTGAACCATGCAGCACAATTTTCCCTGTCTCCAACACGTAGGCGTAATGAGCAATCTTCAAGGCTTGGCGTACATTTTGTTCCACCAGGAGTACCGTCGTTCCCTCTTGATTGATCTCTTGAATAACCCGGAAGATTTCTGCAACAACCAAGGGAGCCAAACCCATTGACGGTTCATCTAGAAGAAGGAGCTTAGGCCTAGCCATTAAAGCCCGGCTTATCGCCAGCATTTGCTGCTGGCCGCCCGAAAGCGTCCCCCCGGCCTGGTGTTTCCGTTCGGAAAGTATCGGGAAACGGCTGAACACCTTTTCTAAATCCTGGGCTATCTCCTTATCCTTTCGTTGGTAAGCCCCCATTTCTAAGTTCTCCAATACCGTCATGCGTGCGAGGATCTGTCTGCCTTCCGGAACCAAGGACATACCCAAGCCAACAATTTTATGGGACGGCCAACCCTGAATCGCTTTTCCCTGGAAAGTAATCTTACCTTCCTGGGGTTTAATAATTCCAGCTATAGACTTCATTGCCGTAGTCTTTCCGGCCCCGTTGGCACCGATCAAAGAAACAATAGAACCCTCCGGAACCTCCAGATCAATACCCTTAAGCGCCTTAATACTGCCATAGCTCGTCACTAACGATGTTACACTCAGCATCTAGTCTTCCTCCTTTCCGAGGTAGGCTTCGATAACTTCGGAGTTCGTCTGGATTTCTTCAGGATTCCCCTCTGCGATTTTAGAGCCGAAATTAATCACCGCTAGACGATTGCAGGTGTTCATGACTAAATTCATATCGTGCTCAATGAGGATAATCGTTTTTCCCATGTCCCGAATCTGAGTAATTAAGCGCATTAAATCTTCAGTCTCGCTCTCATTCATTCCGGCCGCCGGTTCGTCCAGCAGCAAGATCTCCGGATCAGCGGCTAAGGCCCGGGCAATCTCCAGCCTTCTTTGCTGCCCGTAGGCCAACGCGCCTGAAAGCTCGAAAATGGCTTTAATACCTACCAAAGCCAATAGTTCTTTTGCCCGATCTGTCACGGCTTTCTCTTCGCGTCGTTGTTTTGGGGTCCGCCAAATCCCCTGCCAGATGCTGGCTTTCATATGAGAATGCGCTCCAACCATGACATTCTCCAAAACAGTTAAGTTGTCAAACAGACGAATATTTTGGAATGTCCGCGCAATCCCCAAAGCCGTTACCTTGTAGGGTTTTAAGCCTATTATTTCTGTGCCATTAAAGATGATATTTCCGCTTGTCGGAGGAAAAATTCCGGTAATCAGATTGAAAAGTGTCGTCTTACCCGCTCCATTGGGGCCAATAACCCCAAAAACGTCTCCCTTGTTCACCGTAAAACTTATATCTGATAAGGCTTTAAGTCCCCCGAATTCTTTGCTCACTTGGTCGAGAGTTAAAATCATCACTTTTCTTCCCTCCCAAGTTTCCCCTTCCAGAAGCGGAGAGTTTCTTCACTAATTAGACCCTGGGGACG is a window encoding:
- a CDS encoding ABC transporter ATP-binding protein — encoded protein: MLSVTSLVTSYGSIKALKGIDLEVPEGSIVSLIGANGAGKTTAMKSIAGIIKPQEGKITFQGKAIQGWPSHKIVGLGMSLVPEGRQILARMTVLENLEMGAYQRKDKEIAQDLEKVFSRFPILSERKHQAGGTLSGGQQQMLAISRALMARPKLLLLDEPSMGLAPLVVAEIFRVIQEINQEGTTVLLVEQNVRQALKIAHYAYVLETGKIVLHGSAQEIAQNPRVKEAYLGGSKAIVND
- a CDS encoding ABC transporter ATP-binding protein encodes the protein MILTLDQVSKEFGGLKALSDISFTVNKGDVFGVIGPNGAGKTTLFNLITGIFPPTSGNIIFNGTEIIGLKPYKVTALGIARTFQNIRLFDNLTVLENVMVGAHSHMKASIWQGIWRTPKQRREEKAVTDRAKELLALVGIKAIFELSGALAYGQQRRLEIARALAADPEILLLDEPAAGMNESETEDLMRLITQIRDMGKTIILIEHDMNLVMNTCNRLAVINFGSKIAEGNPEEIQTNSEVIEAYLGKEED